The genomic stretch ATGGACCAAAGATGCCGTTAATAGTTGACATTTATCTCCTTAAGTGTTGCTACGTTAAGAATACTTAgatatgtaaatatgtaatgTGACATTGCTTGTTTCAATTGCAGAATCGGATTGACGGTAAAGTAAACTTTTATCGGCCATGGAATGATTACGTTAGTGGGTTTGGTGATATCGATGGCTCTCACTGGTTAGGTTTGGAGAAAATTCACCGTCTAACTCGAGAAGGCAGTCAGATACATTTTGATATAGAAAATTATGATGGGACAAAAGATTATGCACATTACCAAGTGTTTACAGTTCAAGGAGCGGCAACTGCATACACTATGAACGTAGATGCCTTTAATTATGAGGGCAGCATTGACGAACTACTAACTTACCATAACAATATGAAATTCTCAACGTATGACAGGGACAACGATATTCATTCAAGTAATTGCTGTGTTAAGTACGACGGGGGAGGATGGTGGTATAGAGATTGCTACATGTTGGGAAACCTGAATGGTGTATATGGTAAAACTCAGGAAGGTGGCATCAGCTACTGGGGATCAGTAGGGAATATTCCGATTCAAAAGGTTACTATTAAGGTGAAAGACATACATGgtcaatgttttaaataaaactcaGAAGTGAAAATGCCATTTTCTCGTTTTCTTTAACAATTAGACAGCTTTTAACGAAGGAATGCTGTTGCTAGACTTTACATTTTTATGTGATTTCATGTGCCTGTTTACTGAATTACGAAATTTTATATGCTAACATTTTCAaatgtgttatatttatttttattaagaaagtaTATACAGTCAATCGTGTCTGTAAAGACCACCAATTGGAAATGAAATAAGTGGCTTTTGTTGACAGGTGGCCCTGAAAGGACGTAACTTTACACATTTTATGGAATAACGGGAAGAGAAAACAGTGGCCCTTACAATACGGTTTTATAGTAGTGGCCTTTATTTAGATGTTctttgcaacagtttttttttccaggATTTTTATGTCGAAAATTAATAGCAAATCAACAAAATATGGCTAacaatgtaccatttaaccaaaaaGTTTCACTTGCTGCGAAAATATTTTTAACCCTTATGTATGGCGGAAATTTGCCTTAATCtgatatcctttcgactaccgctatcgtacaccgacgcactacctgagacgccaaatgcagactataattttggggttctccattaccgctactgttttgcaggcgggctaccgcagacgactaatacgtaccagaaaaatgggggtgctcatttccgtagcgcataatgcagtatttgggtaaaaattgtattttttcgcaattgaaaatagaaggaattaccaaaaatatactacatttttatgctgtggtaatttttatgtaaaacggttgctacactatggtagttatgtccattgtgagGTTATTGGtgtaactacactgtggcacaacttatagtttcttgtttcctgcaatagtctactatggtatttatatgcagataaaatatacagttaatgttatttattaaaagtcacatatttaaacggccactgcatcactgtggcagtacatgctattttgtgtgaatatgtattaatacgctacggcactctctttggtttcgcatgccctgcattacactactgtggtaatcgggggaataaataatgcctacaggataagttttgattactagtataatcctttcgcagggtaactttctcagcactgtggaagtgcacttaatttcatttaatatgtataactacactatggcactgccttaaaattcaagtttctcacaaaagtctagtatagttcttagtaacaggacgagtaaaactacactgcggtactacattcaaattcgttcttcctgcaaacgtctactgtggcaattatttgcagagtggtttggttgctgtaccacttcctccctatgtcagcccctccccatccccgtctaacaagacatatgcatccccactcctatacctagatcctcactcccagtaattactataagtactctttttttccaggcaccatagtgctttggaattcccttccagtacaacttgtgcaagccccaaccatgaaccagtttaagcaggatgtaaccaaacttgcacacaatgcttaacatgatagacctgtttctttaaactgcttgtatctgtaaatccttcttgtttctAACAccatcaactgtattcatgcttgcaatacacatcgtgtattacttttattcccctgtccattctacttttaaaattcttgtacaggcgcgcagctgaaCGTAATAgtcgtaaagaggagtgatgcagtataaaaagatagatagataaacatttagttacaaatgtaatagtatgtattaaagagaggctttaaaatattcgttttagcagatgcagtttctgcatatctttggaagtttaaagtttgtattagagggaaaaaaagaagtagaactaacgaggaaggttgttgaacatctggttgaaccgtatagtgcttttagacacatccctttggcacaggcgttccttgccagctcaacccatctttgtgggtcttttaataagggcgaaaattgttgccatatgatttgaaaccacagacaTTAGTCCAACAGAAGGctgtttcggcaggaataatgtaatacataattcctggtttcggttagtacaatgaacaaaggacagcatatgacacgtcaaatcaaagatggaaacatggtagcaagagtatggaaggttaccgttcaggaattaggaaacccaaacaaacgcaggtaATTGATACCATTGGCCGGGAGTTTGcagactcacatgaaattatcttAATGTTAGGGCGAACAAATGCatgtcagttttgcagtatgaagaaactaaagaccgcTGGTGGTCTCCgcgaacaccaacgtcatcatttggttgtaagcaatgtaaagacaatttacacaggtataacaatactcttcttattaaaaagttatattgatcaaATGAGTAGTCTTAAAGAGttcatggtattattgagtcattgctatgttacgtgaacgtactttcttttactccatgtatataaattgggtctgagtcaacaagtcgctcaaatccaaaaatttactcaaattatccctcttggtcaaatttctcgaaatatttaagcatgtcagaagaggaaaagtctgttattgcattatatattcgactgctcttaacaggttaatcttcttagtacaggataaaatgtttcgagaaatccagcccttaagtacaaaagccagttccagagtTGTGCAATAactgtagttgaaaatcaaaatgtcttccttacataaaatatttgtcatctattttcagggttaatccccgtgatcttttaaataatactttcagggaatgctttctttcgtatcatgcgtccagaactaaaggacaagtccatacagacctccaatccgaaaacgCCCGTAAAACTTATGGAAACAAGAGCAAAattggaaactccagaaaatcgattattttagtatatataatcattgcaaatcactaaatgttataatttgatacgttttattattgctcattattactacattttaataagaaatcccttccttcaattcagctacataacggttgcaaaaaatcacccaggaaggtacatattaaaatagaaacaccccgtaaaatgccaacaaaattatcttggaaatcgacgaagaagaaatgactgtctgactagctGACACTAAGCACAAcctggagaaagaaacagacagtgtctaagtttaacatgtttcataaagtttggcttcttgtgaattttgatacattgtaatatcgtatagaaataataatcatacaaccgggcatattaaatatagacacataactaacttattaaacagttctaccgatgacatgtttatgtaaattttggacattttatctttctatgcgtcattaacaatgctaattaccctacccccccccccccccccccccccccccccccccccccccccccccccttgcctTTAGACGGCtattcaaaaaatacatgtatatatagattaacggttattgtcgtaaattgttgacaaaattgtttcactctcactcagtttaaacggactacagtacaaattaaaccaaaaaaaggaattatttcatgacttttagtgaactttttgtgtaacattacatatgcttTATGTTACCTTTTGtgatgatttgtaagtaatgaatgatcctcatctgttatagcttttacaacttgctttcgtttaaatatattttttttattttctgtcaaatgtttttgtttgctttaatgTTTTTTACTTTTAGTCGCCTACCCGTTTCTCCGGATCGGACTATAAGTAGACTGCCTaccatgaaatttagtccaaaatacgttgttcaggttgtgtagcatttgatatatgattcttcttactcatacccgttcataggagattgcctgtactgtagtgttttcattcagctgttaattttattattttatcttattattttctgttataaaatgtttttgttgcattttacttttagtcacctaccagtcatgtcagcggatcggaccatataaacgcgtcaactatacgttattaaggttatacatattcataatctgttttttttttgtggagtgtatgatgcaagtgccaaaacaaaactcaaaaatgtcgaatgacacttcgtggtaaaacttataatagtagtTAAAAGTGTCcttttcttagtttgttatgccttattgactttcaaacagattttaaaataactgaatttataataacattatatatttaaattagaGCATATCCCAGTTGCGAcctgtattccgttgatacttttctttaaagtcacaattaaggtatcaattgtttaatcatataatgaagaattgtaagatctcatttcaccgaaagcacattcatgtacggttttggaagcagatcattttagagtctgtttttgtttgaaattaccgccattttcaacattattccagttatatcagacagccagttcaactaaccatcgttcctgggaaagaccagtactagacgccgaagtccgtaagcaactgcctattttctcacataaaaatcctagtcggtagcatagctcgaacctgcgaccctccatcagtgagaggattcagagattacaagtacacgaatgtatctcctacattacggacccggactacaaattaatataatgagtatacaaaggcacatgtgaaatactgaatactgtaccatttataaagcattccagagtatccatgcattatactgcataatgcatggagctcaaagtcaaaattaccattgtgtactttgggataatttaaatgcattcttacctaaagtttgagttttaaatttgaaaagtacaatacttccatagtggataaatttacacacgtctagtatgcaattggaagaagcgatgtgtgcatatatattaccgttgcgttctgtagagaattaccacagtgtatatatgtatgttccatgtgcaataaaaatttgaaatattactgccgtagtgtataaatgtacactatttctgattaccacagtgaaattttgtttttcatggaaaaaagttcagaactaccgtagtgccacagtgaaagtaactggtgaaaggtctacaaaacgcatcagtggaagacccgtggttttcagactcctagaatgccggagccgcataatgcagacgtagtaaaatagctttaaataccgtagcgtagaaatgagtaattaattaagttttaaaaactgagttcggtaattaccgcgacgagcaaccatcaaaactaatgggtattttttGAGAGTATtgatcccttaattgtctgaaaagtattttcttatcaacaaattgcgataacaatgattttagaacattattgcgcacgagacgtttggtttagtttttaaattttatggaaacctgtaatttgttgcgtaatattatttagtatgtcatatgaatgatttaacttacTAGTTTAACTGATTTAacaccgttttgttaataacataaatgaaagtttacacttcagatgtaattctgcaataaataaaaagcattcaaattccccttagatacaaagaaaaattaaaaaaattcggtagtcctacgctgtacgatgtcggtaatgtGGACCatcgttttgatggtacgttttaggcgtctgcggtagtcagtcggtgtatgatagcggtaatagcgacccccgtttttatggtacgtattagtctgctatggtagccgaaaggatatataAGATGCACACTAGGTTAGGGCtctgtaatttcaaatatctatttattaATAAGTAGAATAGGTTTGGTTTCGATATCTTTCTGACTGATACATGTAATATTCAGATAAAGGGTTTCAACATAGCACTTAATATTACCTAGgaaatttcaattaaaacaaagagaactaaaaatgtcaaaattaaggGCTTTTTCTCTAAATATACCTCTTAGATTCACGATGacccaacttttttttctttctttttggaaACATATTAATTTTCTGTGTCATTAAAGCAGCATAGtatgtttaaaatttcaacatcAGAATTGTTTTAGAATTAAATACGTTTTTCCAATGAAAATAGTGGGTGGGATAATTATATCAAACGTAAAAATAAAGAGATTTATTGGTAACATATAGCAGTGATATCACCATGTATCCATAGTAACCTGAAATACCTATTACTTTAAGTTGGATATTAAGTGTTTTACATAGTACTCACCCTATCCCCCcttgttttcaattttactcaatttcagaaatgtttaacaGTGGGGGAAGAAAATGGCCTATAAGATAAAAACGAGTGaggtgacctgtgctttttctaCTCTTATGTGTTTTAGAAACAATGATAAAGCTTGACGATTTTCTAAATGATTCTATAATCCCAGAATTGCCGTACCTCTGTCCGTCTCCATTTTATCGCACAGACTATAGTACCTAATGACGTCATTGTATAACGTAAGTCATAACATCCTTATgtttaggacggattacaccaaaccggaagtgactactcagtgttacatgtgaagtagtccaaaatgtagttccatgctatggatgaaatctggtataatgagtgacatgaggaggtgacagttaaatttttggcttatgtttattgcttatagtattgagaatagatctagaccattttcattgtaaatttcttggaataagttttattctttgcgaaaaatgtctacctacgcgtaactgctaaacggctgttttcatgggggcatttttagagggtgatgtttctcagaacagattatttttcttatattcaacataacatgtcaatatttttctatttttgataagaagacatgttatactaaatgaccctatttttgataagaagacatgttatactaaatgaccatatatggttttcatatcattgaaatgctctaaagtgctgaaaatgaggtctgaatgttttgttattaatatgaaataaataaggaattgaattggtagaatgtaacctttaCCAGATCGATTCTTGGAAATTTTTATACACATGAGACAATATACTTACTGTATTTTTAGAACCATATCTAATTTAAGGCATTTATTTTTGATTAAGTAGATGCAAAAGGGTTAATGTTCATAATCATTCTTTGAACAG from Mercenaria mercenaria strain notata chromosome 16, MADL_Memer_1, whole genome shotgun sequence encodes the following:
- the LOC128546132 gene encoding fibrinogen-like protein A; this translates as MTNGGWTLIQNRIDGKVNFYRPWNDYVSGFGDIDGSHWLGLEKIHRLTREGSQIHFDIENYDGTKDYAHYQVFTVQGAATAYTMNVDAFNYEGSIDELLTYHNNMKFSTYDRDNDIHSSNCCVKYDGGGWWYRDCYMLGNLNGVYGKTQEGGISYWGSVGNIPIQKVTIKVKDIHGQCFK